A portion of the Streptomyces platensis genome contains these proteins:
- a CDS encoding HNH endonuclease yields the protein MPVKYTPERLAEAARASSSFDDAVRWFGGRPTPGSRRYLRARMREAGVDTTHFARPGVRHTEARLRELVACSRSIAEVVRRLGISPVGGNQAHIGRRIAELGIDTSHFTAAPRAHTPATGRDRLVLGSPADGRTPGGRLRKALLRRGVPERCAVCGTGTEWNGKPLRLEVDHLNGDWWDNRPANVRLLCPNCHTVTDTYRGRKPRRK from the coding sequence ATGCCGGTCAAGTACACGCCCGAGCGGCTCGCGGAGGCCGCCCGCGCCTCCTCGTCGTTCGACGACGCCGTCCGATGGTTCGGGGGCAGACCGACGCCGGGCAGCAGACGCTACCTGCGCGCCAGGATGCGGGAGGCCGGCGTCGACACCACGCACTTCGCGCGCCCTGGCGTACGGCACACCGAGGCCCGGCTCCGTGAGCTGGTGGCCTGCTCACGAAGCATCGCCGAAGTCGTACGCCGCCTCGGCATCAGCCCGGTCGGCGGCAACCAGGCACACATCGGCCGCCGCATCGCCGAACTGGGCATCGACACCTCGCATTTCACCGCCGCGCCCCGCGCGCACACCCCAGCCACCGGACGCGACCGTCTGGTGCTCGGCTCGCCGGCCGACGGCCGCACCCCGGGCGGGCGCCTGCGCAAGGCCCTGCTGCGCCGGGGAGTTCCGGAGCGGTGTGCGGTGTGCGGCACGGGTACGGAATGGAACGGCAAGCCGCTGCGCCTGGAAGTCGACCATCTCAACGGTGACTGGTGGGACAACCGCCCGGCCAATGTGCGCTTGCTGTGTCCCAACTGCCATACGGTGACCGACACATACCGCGGCCGCAAGCCCCGGCGGAAGTGA